One Fusobacterium ulcerans DNA segment encodes these proteins:
- a CDS encoding M42 family metallopeptidase produces MNIDLDYILDTTVELLGIPSPVGFTDAVMNRVGEELNALNVPFKMTKKRAIIAFIEGEDRNYKKMISAHLDTLGAVVKKIKSNGRLELINVGGCPWAGVEGENLTVHTLDGREYEGTLLPTKCSVHIYGDVAREMPRTAETMEVRLDENVHTAEDTEKLGIRVGDFVSYETRTRITENGYIKSRYLDDKLCVAQILGYIKFLNDYNLKPKSDLYIYFSNYEEIGHGVSVIPEDLDEFIALDIGLVGADALGDERKVSIAAKDNKTPYDIEVRKGLMKAAEEMDINYTVDVYNRYGSDASAAVLQGFDFKCGCIGPSVDASHHYERTHIDGVIETVRLMIAYL; encoded by the coding sequence ATGAATATTGATTTAGATTACATCTTAGATACAACAGTGGAACTTCTTGGAATACCAAGCCCTGTTGGATTCACAGATGCTGTTATGAACAGAGTAGGAGAAGAACTTAATGCTCTTAATGTTCCTTTCAAAATGACAAAAAAAAGAGCCATCATTGCTTTTATTGAAGGAGAAGACAGAAACTACAAAAAAATGATTTCTGCCCATCTTGATACTTTAGGAGCAGTAGTTAAAAAAATCAAATCTAATGGTAGACTTGAACTTATCAATGTAGGAGGATGTCCTTGGGCTGGTGTAGAAGGTGAAAATCTTACTGTTCACACATTAGATGGAAGAGAATATGAAGGAACTCTTCTGCCAACAAAGTGTTCTGTACACATTTATGGAGATGTAGCTAGAGAAATGCCTAGAACTGCTGAGACTATGGAAGTTAGATTAGATGAAAATGTACATACAGCAGAAGATACTGAAAAATTAGGAATTAGAGTAGGAGATTTTGTTTCTTATGAAACTCGTACTAGAATTACTGAAAATGGGTATATCAAATCTAGATATCTTGATGATAAGCTATGTGTAGCTCAAATATTAGGATATATCAAATTTCTTAATGATTACAATTTAAAACCAAAATCTGATCTTTATATCTATTTCTCTAACTATGAGGAAATTGGTCATGGAGTATCTGTTATTCCAGAGGATCTTGATGAATTTATAGCTTTAGATATTGGACTGGTAGGAGCAGATGCTCTTGGTGATGAAAGAAAAGTAAGTATTGCAGCTAAAGATAATAAGACTCCTTATGATATTGAAGTGAGAAAAGGATTGATGAAGGCTGCTGAAGAAATGGATATCAATTATACAGTAGATGTATATAACAGATATGGTTCTGATGCAAGTGCAGCTGTTCTTCAAGGATTCGATTTCAAATGTGGATGTATCGGACCAAGTGTTGATGCATCTCATCACTATGAAAGAACTCATATTGATGGAGTTATTGAAACTGTAAGACTTATGATTGCTTATTTATAA
- a CDS encoding GNAT family N-acetyltransferase yields the protein MEKYIIRKGNTEDIDELEKLYDSLNDYLEENINYPGWRKGLYPIRKDAAYGIENETLYVMEINGRIAGTIILSHEPEEAYSNVVWKTENNYDDILVIRTFAVHPDFMKGSVGSSLMKFAEKFGRENGIKSIRLDVAIQNIPAISLYEKLGYKYIDIVDLGLNIPWLKWFKLYELVL from the coding sequence ATGGAGAAATATATCATAAGAAAAGGAAATACAGAAGATATTGATGAGCTGGAAAAACTATATGATTCTTTAAATGATTATCTTGAAGAAAATATTAATTACCCTGGATGGAGAAAAGGATTGTATCCAATAAGAAAAGATGCTGCTTATGGTATTGAAAATGAAACGCTATATGTAATGGAAATAAATGGAAGAATTGCAGGTACTATCATATTAAGTCATGAACCTGAAGAAGCTTATAGCAATGTTGTCTGGAAAACTGAAAATAATTATGATGATATATTAGTCATAAGAACTTTTGCTGTACATCCAGATTTTATGAAAGGCAGTGTCGGCTCTAGTCTTATGAAGTTTGCAGAAAAGTTTGGAAGAGAAAATGGAATTAAATCTATTCGTTTAGATGTTGCTATTCAAAATATTCCAGCTATATCTCTATATGAAAAATTAGGATATAAATACATCGATATCGTAGATTTGGGTCTTAATATACCTTGGCTGAAATGGTTTAAATTATATGAGCTTGTTTTGTAA
- a CDS encoding toxin-antitoxin system YwqK family antitoxin encodes METREVEFYQKQLIDGLAYVLGENDPFSGNFIYRYRDGAIKTIEPYVNGLKEGTETKFYENGQIKESIDFKEGHISGDSIQYYENGQMKEYMGFQNDRMDGEWVKYYEDGSIKTRGFFKNGKLNGNKITYYPNGAIKELASFKDNLLHGRYETYFESGEIEVSENFSNGLLDGEAVYYYENGEVKIKEEYKLHVKNGKYVRYYENGIINAVGNFKEGQLNGDWSMFYENGKLLGTASFKEGEITKEDEDKK; translated from the coding sequence ATGGAAACTAGGGAAGTGGAATTTTACCAGAAGCAATTAATAGATGGGTTAGCTTATGTTTTAGGCGAAAATGATCCTTTCTCTGGAAATTTTATTTACAGATATCGTGATGGGGCAATTAAAACAATTGAACCATATGTAAATGGTTTAAAAGAAGGAACTGAAACAAAATTTTATGAGAATGGTCAGATAAAAGAATCAATAGATTTTAAAGAGGGGCATATTTCTGGAGATTCTATTCAATATTACGAAAATGGACAGATGAAAGAGTACATGGGATTTCAAAATGACAGAATGGATGGAGAATGGGTAAAATACTATGAAGATGGCTCTATTAAAACAAGAGGTTTCTTTAAAAATGGTAAACTCAACGGAAACAAAATCACTTATTATCCCAATGGTGCAATAAAAGAATTAGCTTCATTTAAAGATAATCTTCTTCATGGAAGATATGAGACATACTTTGAAAGCGGAGAAATAGAAGTCAGTGAAAATTTTTCCAATGGACTTCTTGACGGAGAAGCTGTCTATTATTATGAAAATGGAGAAGTAAAAATAAAAGAGGAATATAAGCTTCATGTAAAAAATGGTAAATATGTAAGGTACTATGAAAATGGAATCATCAATGCTGTTGGAAACTTTAAAGAGGGGCAGCTAAATGGTGACTGGAGCATGTTTTATGAAAATGGTAAGCTTCTAGGTACAGCTTCTTTCAAAGAGGGAGAAATAACTAAAGAAGATGAAGATAAAAAATAA
- a CDS encoding TolC family protein, with product MKKLVLIIYSILIAGCSSLNTSDKNTKLFDDLSLKENESKEYIKQYNNTLTLDTALKISVERNLDLKTKAIEEEIAKLDKRIAFGNFLPKISLGYSYTMLNNKVMGEALDTGIPASPIFPTTLEGRLLDKSFSFFNVNAQMPIFVPATWFLYNARQKGENISALTRDLTEKMIKLQTIGEYYYILALESEREYLSKELASAQELNKNAKVALETQSILKWEYEGTEQMVKMKEHALNQNERDLQSAKMSLMNNLDLYPFLDVQLEKPSPFSDSNISMEEAVYESLKNSDLVKIRDTAADMSGDAVKIAITNFLPKIVLTGGYINTSNAALADPDFFMGTLGGFFSIFNGFQNVNEYKKARKNQEIAFIKNKRS from the coding sequence TTGAAAAAATTAGTCTTAATAATTTACTCAATTTTAATAGCAGGTTGTTCTTCTCTCAATACCTCTGATAAAAACACTAAATTATTTGATGACCTTTCATTAAAAGAAAATGAAAGCAAAGAATATATAAAACAATATAATAACACTCTCACTTTGGATACAGCATTAAAAATAAGTGTAGAGAGAAATCTTGATTTGAAAACAAAAGCTATTGAAGAAGAAATAGCAAAGCTTGATAAAAGAATAGCCTTTGGAAATTTTCTTCCTAAAATATCTCTGGGATACAGCTATACTATGCTGAACAATAAAGTTATGGGGGAAGCTCTGGATACAGGTATTCCTGCTTCACCTATTTTCCCGACTACTTTAGAGGGAAGACTTCTGGATAAAAGTTTTTCTTTTTTCAATGTCAATGCACAAATGCCTATCTTTGTCCCAGCTACATGGTTTTTGTATAATGCTAGGCAGAAAGGGGAAAATATATCTGCTCTAACTAGAGATCTTACAGAGAAAATGATTAAATTGCAAACTATAGGGGAATATTATTATATTCTTGCTTTAGAATCTGAAAGAGAATATCTCTCTAAGGAATTGGCTTCTGCTCAGGAATTAAATAAGAATGCCAAAGTTGCATTGGAGACTCAAAGTATTTTAAAATGGGAATATGAAGGAACTGAACAGATGGTAAAAATGAAAGAACATGCTTTGAATCAAAATGAACGTGATCTTCAAAGCGCTAAAATGTCTCTGATGAATAATCTTGATCTTTATCCATTCTTAGATGTTCAACTGGAAAAACCATCTCCTTTCTCTGATAGTAATATCTCTATGGAGGAAGCTGTATATGAATCTCTAAAGAATAGTGACCTTGTAAAAATAAGAGATACTGCTGCTGATATGAGTGGAGATGCTGTAAAAATAGCAATTACAAATTTTCTTCCTAAGATAGTTTTAACTGGGGGATATATAAATACAAGTAATGCAGCTCTTGCTGATCCTGACTTTTTTATGGGGACTCTTGGAGGATTCTTTTCTATATTCAATGGTTTTCAAAATGTAAACGAATATAAAAAAGCTAGAAAAAATCAAGAGATTGCCTTCATTAAAAACAAGAGAAGTTAA
- a CDS encoding efflux RND transporter permease subunit translates to MNIIDYSIKNRIVTLFLTFVIIAGGIFSYTKLGKLEDPEFRVKEAIVVTLYPGADPHQVELQVTDEIESALQQIANVEYIESVSKAGYSEVKIKLNESLKAEVIDQYWDNVRKKINDAQKNLPTGVIPSIVLDDYGDVYGMFFAVTSDGYSKEELNRYVNYIKRELHSIPGVSKTTTYGKVDSAVEVVIDREKIDALGINEKLILASFISQNLPAYTNSIEHGDMKIRVDINEGFTSLKDIENLVVFSKDNLRGGEETVFLKDIATVKKSVSTPVKSKMRYNMKEAMGLMLSPEVGTSVIDTGKAIDKKLEEIKKNLPVGIEVEKVYYQPDLVTNAIGQFVNNLIASVVVVVGVLLFTMGMRSGLIIGSGLILSILGTLIYMLAVKMDMQRVSLGSFIIAMGMLVDNAIVVVDGTLTSLEKGENKYDALTKPAKKTAIPLLGATAIAVIAFLPMYLMPTDAGEYISTLFWIMAVSLGLSWVLALTQIPVFCDIFLKIDKTKESNGRKEKFYALCHTFLEKVLAHRFLSLGIVIGAFLFSMLLFTRLPITFFPDSDKKGFVVNLWLPEGTSLEKTDRVSQIVEKELLKDKDTINVTAAVGASPSRYYVATIPELQNNSFSQLIISVDKLDSVNRIGENIKRFVEENIPDTKVEVRKYVNGIPTKYPVEVRILGPDPHVLRELSKEVMDIMKAVPKAENIQTDWKNKVLTWSPVLSQNIERKNLISPLDVANSLNRATEGMTLGKYKEGTEIMPIVMREKSGGQQLEINNIGQTPVWGLGIKSLPLNRIIEKESLKWEDPEIWRRNRVRAIKVQCDISGSVTAESIRKAVEKEVNKLTLPENYKIEWGGEYYEQNKNVSAVFSSLPLQGTIMFSICVILFASLKDPFIIFAILPLSFIGIAPGLFLTGKSFGFMSIIGAISLSGMMIKNSIVLIDEIKYEINVDKKDPYTAVIDSAVSRIRPVSMASVTTIFGMLPLVFDPLYGDMAITIVFGLTASTMLTLFVVPLLYSLLYKIEKKQ, encoded by the coding sequence ATGAATATAATTGATTATTCCATAAAAAATAGAATAGTTACACTTTTTCTGACATTTGTCATTATAGCAGGAGGAATCTTTTCCTATACAAAACTTGGAAAACTAGAGGATCCTGAATTTAGAGTAAAAGAAGCTATTGTAGTAACTTTATACCCTGGAGCTGATCCACATCAGGTTGAGTTACAGGTAACTGATGAAATAGAAAGTGCTCTTCAGCAGATTGCAAATGTAGAATATATTGAAAGTGTTTCTAAAGCTGGTTATTCAGAAGTTAAAATAAAATTGAATGAATCATTAAAGGCAGAAGTAATAGATCAGTATTGGGATAACGTGAGAAAAAAAATAAATGATGCACAGAAAAATCTTCCCACTGGTGTTATTCCTTCAATCGTCTTAGATGATTATGGAGATGTATATGGAATGTTCTTTGCTGTTACCAGTGATGGATATTCTAAAGAAGAATTGAATAGATATGTAAATTATATAAAAAGAGAGCTTCATTCTATTCCCGGAGTATCAAAAACTACAACATATGGAAAAGTTGATTCAGCTGTAGAAGTAGTTATTGACAGAGAAAAAATAGATGCTCTTGGAATAAATGAAAAACTTATTCTTGCTTCATTTATTTCACAGAATCTTCCTGCTTATACTAATTCCATAGAACATGGAGATATGAAAATAAGGGTAGATATAAATGAAGGTTTTACAAGTTTAAAAGATATAGAAAATCTGGTTGTCTTTTCCAAGGATAATTTAAGAGGTGGAGAGGAAACAGTTTTTTTAAAGGATATTGCAACTGTAAAAAAATCTGTCTCTACCCCTGTAAAAAGTAAAATGAGATATAATATGAAAGAAGCTATGGGATTAATGCTTTCTCCAGAAGTTGGAACCAGTGTTATAGATACTGGTAAAGCTATTGATAAAAAGCTTGAAGAAATAAAGAAAAATCTCCCTGTAGGGATAGAAGTTGAAAAAGTATATTATCAGCCTGATCTTGTTACAAATGCTATTGGACAGTTTGTTAATAACCTGATTGCTTCTGTAGTTGTAGTTGTTGGAGTTCTTTTATTTACAATGGGAATGAGAAGCGGTCTTATAATAGGAAGTGGACTTATTCTTTCCATACTTGGAACTTTGATATATATGCTTGCTGTTAAAATGGATATGCAGAGAGTTTCTCTAGGTTCATTCATAATAGCTATGGGAATGCTTGTGGATAATGCCATTGTAGTTGTAGATGGAACACTTACCAGTCTGGAAAAAGGAGAAAATAAATATGATGCTTTGACTAAGCCTGCCAAGAAGACAGCTATTCCTCTTTTAGGAGCAACAGCTATTGCAGTAATTGCTTTTCTTCCTATGTACCTTATGCCGACAGATGCGGGAGAATATATTTCCACTCTTTTCTGGATAATGGCAGTTTCACTGGGACTTAGCTGGGTGCTGGCACTTACTCAAATTCCTGTATTTTGCGACATCTTTTTAAAAATAGATAAAACAAAGGAAAGTAATGGAAGAAAAGAAAAATTCTATGCTCTATGCCATACATTCTTAGAAAAAGTTTTGGCACATAGATTTCTTTCACTGGGAATAGTAATTGGAGCATTTTTGTTTTCCATGCTTCTATTTACAAGGCTGCCTATTACATTTTTCCCTGATTCTGATAAAAAAGGTTTTGTTGTAAATTTATGGCTTCCTGAAGGAACTTCCTTAGAGAAAACTGACAGAGTAAGTCAGATAGTGGAAAAAGAACTGCTGAAAGATAAAGATACAATAAATGTAACAGCAGCTGTAGGAGCTTCTCCTTCGAGATATTATGTAGCAACTATTCCAGAATTACAAAACAATAGTTTTTCTCAGCTCATTATTTCAGTAGACAAATTGGATAGTGTAAATAGAATAGGAGAAAATATAAAAAGATTTGTTGAGGAAAATATACCTGATACTAAAGTAGAAGTAAGAAAATATGTAAATGGTATTCCTACTAAATATCCTGTGGAAGTGAGAATACTTGGTCCTGACCCACATGTTTTGAGAGAACTCTCTAAAGAAGTTATGGATATTATGAAAGCTGTTCCAAAGGCTGAAAATATTCAGACAGATTGGAAGAATAAAGTTTTGACATGGTCTCCAGTGCTGTCTCAGAATATTGAAAGAAAAAATCTTATCTCTCCTCTTGATGTTGCTAACTCTTTAAACAGAGCTACTGAAGGTATGACTCTTGGAAAATATAAAGAGGGAACTGAAATAATGCCAATTGTTATGAGAGAAAAATCAGGTGGACAGCAGCTTGAAATAAACAATATCGGACAGACTCCTGTATGGGGATTAGGTATAAAAAGTCTTCCACTAAATAGAATTATCGAAAAAGAAAGTTTGAAATGGGAAGACCCAGAAATCTGGAGAAGAAACAGAGTGAGAGCTATAAAAGTTCAGTGTGATATTTCTGGAAGTGTTACTGCTGAAAGTATCAGAAAAGCAGTAGAAAAAGAAGTAAATAAATTAACTCTTCCAGAAAATTATAAAATTGAATGGGGAGGAGAATACTATGAGCAGAATAAAAATGTCTCTGCTGTATTTTCAAGCCTTCCATTACAAGGAACTATCATGTTTTCAATTTGCGTGATTCTCTTTGCAAGTTTGAAAGATCCATTTATAATTTTTGCTATACTTCCACTTTCATTTATTGGTATAGCACCAGGATTATTCCTCACTGGAAAATCTTTTGGATTTATGTCTATAATAGGGGCTATCAGCCTTAGTGGTATGATGATAAAAAATTCTATTGTCCTCATAGACGAAATAAAATATGAAATAAATGTAGATAAAAAAGATCCTTACACAGCTGTTATTGATTCAGCAGTAAGCAGAATAAGACCTGTATCTATGGCATCAGTCACTACTATCTTCGGTATGCTTCCTCTGGTTTTCGATCCATTGTATGGAGATATGGCTATAACTATAGTTTTTGGTCTGACAGCATCAACTATGCTGACACTGTTTGTAGTGCCTCTTCTATATTCTTTACTGTATAAAATCGAAAAGAAACAATAA
- a CDS encoding GDSL-type esterase/lipase family protein yields the protein MALEKIVMLGDSIIDWNYNSKYINYGHAGFKTRDVLWLLEEKPEIEGDIGILLVGVNDILCSFKEEYTLNYYSKTVDILRKRFKKLVLLSMLPSDTPRINIKSKMLNEKLKELYPENFFDIYNLLLNDKELLADKYTVDGIHLNNDGYDVFNKALIEIVDKIKKDERGYPDRETAERELEEAGKLNPGQWITHSKYAALACERIAEHCPHMDSEKAYVIGLLHDIGRRVGIVQERHMLEGYNYCMSKGWKNAAQICITHSFMLKDITTSIGKWDISKEDYEFMKKFIEDVVYDDYDKLAQMCDSLALPDGFCFLEKRFVDVAMRYGVNEYTTKRWGAIYDIKKYFEKIAGKSIEEILEIS from the coding sequence ATGGCATTGGAAAAAATAGTTATGCTGGGTGACAGCATCATAGATTGGAATTATAATAGTAAGTATATAAATTATGGACACGCTGGATTTAAGACAAGAGATGTCTTGTGGCTTCTGGAAGAAAAGCCTGAAATAGAAGGAGATATCGGGATTCTTTTGGTAGGGGTAAATGATATTTTATGCAGCTTTAAGGAAGAATATACTTTAAATTATTACAGCAAAACTGTAGATATTCTTAGGAAGAGATTTAAAAAGCTGGTATTGTTAAGTATGCTTCCAAGTGATACTCCAAGAATAAATATAAAATCAAAAATGTTAAATGAAAAATTGAAAGAATTGTATCCTGAAAATTTCTTTGATATCTATAATCTTCTTTTAAATGATAAAGAACTGCTGGCAGATAAATATACAGTAGATGGAATTCATTTGAATAATGATGGATATGATGTTTTTAATAAAGCTTTAATTGAAATTGTAGATAAAATAAAAAAAGATGAGAGAGGTTATCCAGATAGAGAAACTGCTGAAAGAGAATTGGAAGAAGCAGGAAAACTCAATCCGGGACAGTGGATAACTCATTCAAAATATGCAGCTCTTGCATGTGAAAGAATTGCTGAACATTGTCCTCATATGGACAGTGAAAAAGCATATGTAATAGGACTGCTTCATGATATAGGAAGAAGAGTAGGAATAGTTCAAGAAAGACATATGCTGGAAGGGTATAATTACTGTATGTCTAAGGGTTGGAAAAATGCAGCTCAAATTTGTATAACCCACTCTTTTATGCTGAAAGATATAACTACTTCTATTGGAAAGTGGGATATTTCTAAAGAGGACTATGAGTTTATGAAAAAATTTATAGAAGATGTTGTCTATGATGATTATGATAAATTAGCTCAAATGTGTGACAGTTTGGCTCTTCCAGATGGATTCTGTTTTCTTGAAAAAAGATTTGTAGATGTGGCTATGAGATATGGGGTAAATGAATATACCACTAAAAGATGGGGAGCTATTTATGATATCAAAAAATATTTTGAAAAGATAGCGGGTAAATCTATAGAGGAAATATTGGAAATTTCATAA
- a CDS encoding aspartate-semialdehyde dehydrogenase codes for MKKYNVGILGATGAVGREMLKVLEEREFPVENIRLFASKRSAGKKMFFKGKEYEIEEAKKGIYTGIDILLGAVENEQAKEFIPSAIENGAVVIDNSSAYRMADDVPLIVPEVNPEAVENHKGLIANPNCATIIGLVAVNELNKYSEIERMIVSTYQAVSGAGSGGITELDAEIKAIAEGKDFVMETFPYQIAYNLIPQIGGFDEKGYSSEEMKFQKEGRKILGNPKLKVNCTCIRVPVYRSHSESITIEFKDKIDAAKAREILSKADGVKLVDDPYNKKYPMPLDTSDQDLVYVGRIREDITNDEGKGLTLWCCGDQVRKGAATNAVQIGELLIKKGMI; via the coding sequence ATGAAAAAATATAATGTAGGAATACTGGGAGCTACTGGAGCAGTAGGAAGAGAGATGCTGAAAGTATTAGAAGAAAGAGAATTCCCAGTAGAAAATATAAGACTTTTTGCAAGTAAGAGAAGTGCAGGTAAGAAAATGTTTTTCAAAGGAAAAGAATATGAGATAGAGGAAGCTAAAAAAGGAATTTACACAGGAATAGATATATTACTGGGAGCAGTGGAGAATGAACAGGCTAAGGAGTTTATACCATCTGCAATAGAAAATGGTGCAGTGGTAATTGATAACAGCAGTGCCTACAGAATGGCAGATGATGTTCCTCTTATAGTTCCTGAAGTAAATCCAGAAGCTGTAGAAAATCATAAAGGGCTTATTGCAAATCCTAACTGTGCAACTATAATAGGGCTGGTAGCAGTAAATGAACTAAATAAATATTCTGAAATAGAAAGAATGATAGTATCTACTTATCAGGCTGTATCAGGAGCTGGTAGCGGAGGAATAACTGAATTAGATGCTGAGATAAAAGCTATAGCTGAAGGTAAAGACTTTGTTATGGAAACATTTCCTTATCAAATAGCATATAATCTGATACCTCAAATAGGCGGCTTTGATGAAAAGGGATATAGTTCAGAAGAGATGAAATTTCAGAAGGAAGGAAGAAAAATATTAGGAAATCCTAAGCTGAAAGTAAATTGTACATGTATCAGAGTACCAGTATATAGAAGCCATTCAGAATCTATAACTATTGAATTTAAAGATAAAATAGATGCTGCAAAAGCGAGAGAGATATTGAGCAAAGCAGATGGAGTGAAGCTGGTAGATGATCCTTATAATAAAAAATATCCAATGCCTTTAGATACAAGCGATCAGGATCTTGTGTATGTTGGAAGAATAAGAGAAGATATAACTAATGATGAGGGAAAAGGATTGACTCTCTGGTGCTGTGGAGATCAAGTTCGTAAAGGGGCAGCAACTAATGCTGTACAAATAGGTGAACTACTTATAAAAAAAGGAATGATATAG
- a CDS encoding aspartate kinase gives MIKVAKFGGSSLADAEQFKKVKNIIENDENRRIVVVSAAGKRFKEDNKITDLLYLCYAHIKYSVSYESMFAIIENRYLEIRDELGLKCNLESEFRIIKSRMKKGMNRDYLVSRGEYLAGMLMAEYLGYDFIDAENVIFFDYNGKVDIAKTREAMEKAVERSPKGVIPGFYGTLPNGEIKLFSRGGSDITGAIVADCINASIYENWTDVSGILMADPNVVKDPKRIEIITYSELRELSYMGANVLHTDAVAPAKRANIPINIKNTNAPENPGTIIVDENNELLKNAKNYFITGIAGKKDFSVISIYKDHMSGEIGAIRKALEIFEKYKVSIEHIPTGIDTFSLVVATENIKKYLYEIVAEIKKECEPSEVKVIDNISLIATVGRNMADRPGMSGKLFAAIGNSGVNIRMISQGSDEINIIVGVENEDFEKAINVIYNNFVI, from the coding sequence ATGATAAAAGTAGCAAAATTTGGTGGATCATCATTAGCAGATGCAGAGCAGTTTAAAAAAGTTAAGAATATAATAGAAAATGATGAAAATAGAAGAATTGTAGTAGTATCAGCAGCAGGAAAAAGATTTAAAGAGGACAACAAAATAACTGATCTGCTGTATCTTTGTTATGCACATATAAAGTATTCAGTTTCTTATGAGAGTATGTTTGCTATTATAGAAAACAGATATCTGGAAATAAGGGATGAGCTGGGATTAAAATGTAATCTGGAAAGTGAATTCAGAATAATAAAAAGCAGAATGAAAAAGGGAATGAACAGAGATTATCTGGTGAGCAGAGGAGAATATCTTGCTGGGATGCTCATGGCAGAATACTTAGGATATGATTTTATAGATGCTGAAAATGTAATATTTTTTGATTATAATGGAAAAGTGGATATAGCAAAGACAAGAGAAGCAATGGAGAAAGCTGTAGAAAGAAGCCCTAAGGGAGTTATTCCAGGATTTTATGGAACATTGCCAAATGGTGAGATAAAACTTTTTTCAAGAGGGGGATCAGATATAACAGGGGCAATAGTTGCAGATTGTATAAACGCCAGCATCTATGAAAACTGGACTGATGTATCAGGAATACTAATGGCTGACCCTAATGTAGTTAAAGACCCTAAGAGAATAGAAATAATAACATACAGTGAATTGAGAGAGCTTTCATACATGGGAGCTAATGTTCTCCATACAGATGCAGTAGCACCAGCAAAGAGAGCTAATATTCCTATCAATATAAAAAATACAAATGCTCCAGAAAACCCTGGAACTATAATTGTTGATGAGAATAATGAGCTGCTGAAAAATGCTAAAAACTATTTTATAACTGGAATAGCAGGAAAAAAGGACTTCTCTGTTATATCAATATATAAAGACCATATGTCAGGGGAGATAGGAGCTATAAGAAAAGCTTTGGAGATATTTGAGAAATATAAGGTAAGCATAGAGCATATTCCAACTGGAATAGATACATTTTCCTTGGTTGTTGCTACTGAAAATATAAAGAAATATCTTTATGAGATAGTAGCAGAGATTAAAAAGGAATGTGAACCTTCAGAAGTAAAAGTTATAGACAACATAAGTCTTATAGCTACTGTAGGAAGAAATATGGCTGACAGACCTGGAATGTCTGGAAAACTATTTGCTGCAATTGGAAACAGTGGAGTAAATATCAGAATGATATCTCAGGGGTCAGACGAGATAAACATTATAGTTGGAGTTGAAAATGAAGACTTTGAAAAGGCTATAAATGTTATATACAATAACTTTGTTATTTAA